The Haloplasma contractile SSD-17B genome has a window encoding:
- a CDS encoding DUF4064 domain-containing protein: MNSIKGKGLALGGSITSVVFTVFGLLTGLILKSVLMEPEIFKEAFAEGMADDPNISGGEAYQIASDMLPIFKTMSDLFINVGIIFLVLGIVGIVLSRIVKFNNKKGIGIFFIIVSVFHIIFGRFLVFILLLIAGIQILSSKEEEVVARESEVFDETEVY; this comes from the coding sequence ATGAATTCAATTAAAGGTAAAGGTCTAGCATTAGGGGGAAGTATTACATCTGTTGTGTTTACTGTATTCGGTCTATTGACAGGTTTGATACTAAAAAGTGTATTAATGGAACCTGAAATATTCAAAGAAGCATTTGCTGAAGGGATGGCTGATGATCCTAATATCTCAGGTGGGGAAGCCTATCAGATCGCATCTGACATGCTACCTATATTTAAAACAATGTCTGATTTATTTATAAATGTAGGGATCATTTTCTTAGTTCTAGGTATTGTAGGGATTGTCCTATCACGAATAGTTAAGTTTAATAATAAAAAGGGAATCGGAATATTTTTCATCATTGTTTCTGTTTTCCATATCATTTTTGGAAGATTCCTAGTATTTATTTTATTATTGATTGCAGGAATTCAAATTCTCTCTTCAAAAGAAGAAGAGGTTGTTGCAAGGGAATCTGAAGTGTTTGATGAAACAGAGGTTTATTAA
- a CDS encoding YjcZ family sporulation protein — protein sequence MGDGYHTGTYAFILVLFILLVIVGCSCYGGYDGYGY from the coding sequence ATATCACACAGGTACATATGCATTTATCCTAGTATTATTTATTTTATTAGTTATTGTCGGTTGTTCGTGCTATGGAGGATACGACGGATACGGATACTAA